A section of the Mycoplasmopsis synoviae ATCC 25204 genome encodes:
- a CDS encoding YbhB/YbcL family Raf kinase inhibitor-like protein, whose translation MHKLGNKTQIKSKSVNEHGYLHDVHGAHGKASFRFPDHSFELKWDKMPNAKSYALLLEDFDAMKVIGFPFIHWVAVNVKENFVSEAASKLAFDHLKENLGKAMPSNLLWQGYNSSVSKTLVTENKEKGSSLNGILPEMFTSLELEDAAQYFGPYPPDKDHVYTLTVFGLDVDASELEYKDADGLSHKLDKPYYVGDFLQAVDTHVVGTYTLNFKYRQAGSN comes from the coding sequence ATGCATAAATTAGGTAATAAAACACAAATAAAATCTAAATCAGTTAACGAACATGGATATCTACACGATGTTCATGGAGCTCACGGTAAAGCTTCATTTCGTTTTCCAGATCACTCATTTGAATTAAAATGAGACAAAATGCCAAATGCTAAATCATATGCTCTTTTACTTGAGGATTTTGATGCAATGAAAGTTATTGGTTTTCCTTTTATTCACTGAGTTGCAGTTAATGTTAAAGAAAACTTTGTATCAGAGGCTGCTTCTAAACTTGCTTTTGATCACTTAAAAGAAAATCTTGGAAAAGCAATGCCTAGCAACTTATTATGACAAGGATATAACTCTTCAGTTTCAAAAACTTTAGTAACAGAAAATAAAGAAAAAGGATCAAGCTTAAATGGAATTCTTCCTGAAATGTTTACATCATTAGAGCTAGAAGACGCTGCCCAATACTTTGGGCCATATCCTCCTGACAAAGATCACGTTTATACTTTAACAGTATTTGGTCTTGATGTAGATGCAAGCGAACTTGAATACAAAGACGCAGATGGGCTATCACATAAATTAGATAAACCATACTACGTTGGAGATTTTCTTCAAGCAGTTGATACACACGTAGTTGGAACTTACACATTAAACTTCAAATACCGTCAAGCTGGATCTAACTAA
- a CDS encoding acetyl-CoA hydrolase/transferase family protein, whose protein sequence is MANKIFKEIYNQKLIPSSEVKKFIKSNTNLAFSMHFMQPRKILEEIANIARSDKDFKINAYYFSAKQNAADTILDFDLNKQIVPNTFFMQDTERKILKRQKEESLDEKRVFFIPAHFSDSPRIFSENLKIDSFVTMVSPMNEYGYMSMGLSNDYSSTAVRLAKTVIVEVNKNIPFVIGENNLIHVSDVSAIVEHDSPLQEVVDLPPTPEEETIAKIVSEFIPDRACIQMGIGGLPNSICNELYNKKDLGIHTEVLTTGMIGLIKAGVVTNKYKKINKNISVFTFAIGNKQMYEELHLNPTIQSFPVNYVNDPYVISKIDNLVSINSTIEIDLTGACNSEYLNGHQFSATGGQVDFVRGAYMSQGGKSIIALTSTTKNKKFSKIVARLSGPTTTLRNDVHWVVTEYGAVNLKGLNTVQRARALINLAHPDFREDLEKQARELNLL, encoded by the coding sequence ATGGCAAATAAAATTTTTAAAGAAATTTACAATCAAAAATTAATACCTTCTTCTGAAGTTAAAAAATTTATTAAATCAAATACCAATTTAGCTTTTTCAATGCATTTCATGCAACCTAGAAAAATTCTAGAAGAAATTGCAAATATCGCCAGAAGCGATAAAGACTTTAAAATCAACGCTTATTATTTTTCAGCAAAGCAAAATGCCGCAGATACAATATTAGACTTTGATCTTAACAAACAAATAGTGCCTAATACTTTTTTCATGCAAGATACTGAGCGTAAAATTTTAAAACGTCAAAAAGAAGAAAGCTTAGATGAAAAAAGAGTATTTTTCATTCCAGCACACTTTTCAGATTCACCAAGAATTTTTAGTGAAAATCTAAAAATTGATTCATTTGTGACAATGGTTTCACCTATGAATGAATATGGTTACATGTCAATGGGCCTTTCTAATGATTATTCTTCAACAGCAGTAAGGCTAGCTAAAACTGTAATAGTTGAAGTAAATAAAAACATTCCTTTTGTAATTGGAGAAAATAATTTAATTCACGTTAGTGATGTAAGCGCTATAGTGGAGCACGATTCTCCTCTTCAAGAAGTAGTTGATCTTCCTCCAACTCCTGAAGAAGAAACAATTGCAAAAATAGTTAGTGAATTTATTCCAGATAGAGCTTGCATTCAAATGGGAATTGGTGGTCTTCCAAATTCAATTTGCAATGAACTATATAATAAAAAAGATTTAGGAATCCATACAGAAGTTTTAACCACCGGAATGATAGGTCTTATCAAAGCCGGAGTGGTTACCAACAAATACAAAAAAATAAATAAAAATATTTCAGTTTTTACATTTGCTATTGGTAACAAGCAAATGTATGAAGAGCTTCATTTAAATCCAACTATTCAATCTTTTCCAGTAAACTACGTAAATGATCCATACGTAATTTCTAAAATAGATAATCTTGTTTCTATTAATTCAACTATTGAAATTGATTTAACTGGAGCATGTAATTCTGAGTATTTAAATGGTCACCAATTTTCTGCAACAGGAGGCCAAGTTGATTTCGTACGTGGAGCTTATATGTCTCAAGGCGGAAAGTCAATTATAGCCCTAACTTCAACTACTAAAAATAAAAAATTTTCTAAAATTGTTGCAAGGCTATCAGGGCCAACTACCACTTTAAGAAACGATGTTCACTGAGTGGTAACTGAATATGGAGCTGTTAATTTAAAAGGATTAAATACAGTCCAAAGAGCAAGAGCTTTAATTAATTTGGCACATCCAGATTTTAGAGAAGATCTTGAAAAACAAGCCAGAGAGCTTAATTTATTATAA
- a CDS encoding NYN domain-containing protein: MAIVKLITSDKSQINNKFHELEIVYQQKYIDGKSTADPRLIIETMQILYEKDIDIFCIATSDSDFVYLLQKLKSKNKYVILACESVASPWLKENAHEVFEENPIDTNKDLETNINENYLLDLLEEKIAPEKQLVVQEAQISNNENQAEKKNSRRRKRNRKKLKKANVNEITSEVQKAVLVENSETQNTETEKVEEVKNKEIIVDDSKKLFKSRGQFFNFVTQFVKQESEEEKIKLESLENKLKDSKDLLQTFFKTDNLEKILKTKYKNSFWLRKENKTVFLSAINGKAINNFVINYVKNTTNPKLSRLQNSLKTTFKNFDLKKRTGYSRWKTYLESINIIDSGNKLNFKK; encoded by the coding sequence TTAGCAATTGTAAAATTAATTACCTCAGATAAGAGTCAAATAAATAATAAATTTCATGAATTAGAAATTGTCTATCAACAAAAATATATAGACGGAAAAAGTACAGCGGATCCAAGATTAATAATTGAAACAATGCAAATTCTATATGAAAAAGATATAGATATTTTTTGTATTGCAACAAGCGATAGCGATTTTGTTTATCTTTTACAAAAACTAAAATCAAAAAATAAATACGTTATTTTAGCATGTGAAAGTGTCGCTAGTCCATGACTCAAAGAAAATGCACATGAAGTTTTCGAAGAAAACCCAATCGATACAAACAAAGATTTAGAAACAAATATCAATGAAAATTACTTATTAGATTTACTCGAAGAAAAAATAGCTCCTGAAAAACAATTAGTTGTTCAAGAAGCGCAAATATCTAATAACGAAAATCAAGCTGAAAAAAAGAATTCAAGAAGAAGAAAAAGAAATAGAAAAAAACTTAAGAAAGCAAACGTAAACGAAATAACTAGCGAAGTACAAAAAGCTGTTTTAGTTGAAAATTCTGAAACACAAAATACAGAAACTGAAAAAGTTGAAGAAGTTAAAAATAAAGAAATAATTGTTGATGATTCTAAAAAACTTTTTAAATCAAGAGGACAGTTTTTTAATTTTGTTACCCAATTTGTAAAACAAGAATCTGAAGAAGAAAAAATAAAACTTGAATCTTTAGAAAACAAATTAAAAGATAGTAAAGATTTGTTACAAACATTTTTTAAAACTGATAATTTAGAAAAAATATTAAAAACAAAATATAAAAACTCTTTTTGATTGAGAAAAGAAAATAAAACAGTTTTTTTATCAGCTATAAATGGTAAAGCTATTAATAATTTTGTAATTAATTATGTGAAAAATACTACAAATCCCAAACTTTCAAGATTACAAAATTCACTTAAAACAACATTTAAAAATTTTGACCTTAAAAAAAGAACTGGTTATAGCAGGTGAAAAACTTATTTAGAATCTATAAATATTATTGATTCAGGAAATAAATTAAACTTTAAAAAATAA
- a CDS encoding YbhB/YbcL family Raf kinase inhibitor-like protein, protein MYVNSKFFEVKGKELWLKPEGVQSKDGRFLVFDLDWKKMPKAKSYALTLVDYEASRVIGQPFVHFAAANVTSTHLKHGENLEKTQWVMGVNSRVPGAGENSNGVHVECIPAAFKASSFEEACDYFPPMPPDKKHLYTLKVYGLDTDKLNLEKGFFLGDLNRAMLDHVVDVYTVNFWYKQ, encoded by the coding sequence ATGTACGTAAATTCAAAATTTTTTGAAGTTAAAGGTAAAGAACTTTGACTTAAACCTGAAGGAGTACAAAGCAAAGACGGTAGATTTTTAGTCTTTGATTTAGACTGAAAAAAGATGCCTAAAGCTAAATCATACGCACTAACTTTAGTTGACTATGAAGCTTCTAGAGTAATCGGGCAACCTTTTGTTCACTTTGCTGCCGCTAACGTTACAAGCACTCATTTAAAACATGGTGAAAACCTAGAAAAAACTCAATGAGTAATGGGAGTTAATTCTAGAGTTCCAGGTGCTGGAGAAAACTCAAATGGAGTTCATGTTGAATGTATTCCTGCTGCCTTTAAAGCTTCAAGCTTTGAAGAAGCCTGTGATTATTTCCCACCAATGCCACCTGATAAAAAACACCTTTATACATTAAAAGTATACGGTCTTGATACAGATAAATTAAACCTAGAAAAAGGATTTTTCCTAGGTGATTTAAATAGAGCAATGCTAGATCACGTTGTTGATGTATACACTGTTAATTTCTGATATAAACAATAA